One Hevea brasiliensis isolate MT/VB/25A 57/8 chromosome 5, ASM3005281v1, whole genome shotgun sequence genomic region harbors:
- the LOC110658265 gene encoding CDPK-related kinase 1, producing the protein MGLCHGKPIETQQHESNNHTLSFETDSQPPNSHTSKASNPFYSPSPLPSLFKYSPAISSVSSTPLRIFKRPFPPPSPAKHIRALLARRHGSVKPNEAPIPEGSESEIALDKNFGFSKQFASHYELGEEVGRGHFGYTCSAKAKKGNMKGQDVAVKVIPKSKMTTAIAIEDVRREVQILRALTGHKNLVQFYDAYEDDENVYVVMELCKGGELLDRILGRGGKYSEDDAKTVMVQILSVVAYCHLQGVVHRDLKPENFLFTTKEESSPLKAIDFGLSDYVKPDERLNDIVGSAYYVAPEVLHRSYGTEADMWSIGVIAYILLCGSRPFWARTESGIFRAVLKADPIFDDAPWTSLSPEAIDFVKRLLNKDYRKRLTAAQALSHPWLANHHDIKIPLDMIVYKLVKTYIYSSSLRKSALGALAKTLTIAQLAYLREQFTLLGPSKNGFISMSNFKMAVVKNSTDAVKNSRVLDYVSMVSSLQYRKLDFEEFCAAAISVHQLEGMDCWEQHARRAYELFEKDGNRPIMIEELASELGLSPSVPVHVVLQDWIRHADGKLSFLGFVRLLHGVSSRTFQKS; encoded by the exons ATGGGACTGTGTCATGGAAAACCCATTGAGACCCAACAACACGAATCCAACAACCATACACTCTCCTTTGAAACCGACTCACAACCACCAAATTCCCACACCAGCAAGGCTTCTAACCCTTTCTATAGTCCAAGTCCCTTGCCAAGCCTCTTCAAGTACTCACCTGCAATATCAAGTGTAAGCTCCACTCCTTTGCGGATTTTCAAGAGGCCCTTTCCACCTCCTTCTCCTGCAAAGCACATTCGTGCATTGCTTGCACGAAGGCATGGCTCTGTTAAGCCCAATGAAGCCCCTATCCCTGAGGGTAGTGAGAGTGAGATCGCTCTGGACAAGAATTTTGGGTTCTCCAAGCAGTTTGCGAGCCATTATGAGCTTGGTGAGGAGGTGGGGCGTGGTCATTTTGGGTATACTTGCTCTGCCAAGGCCAAGAAAGGCAACATGAAAGGCCAGGATGTGGCCGTCAAAGTTATTCCTAAGTCTAAG ATGACCACTGCAATTGCTATTGAGGATGTAAGACGGGAAGTCCAAATATTACGAGCTCTAACTGGACATAAGAACCTGGTACAGTTCTATGACGCCTACGAAGATGATGAGAATGTCTACGTTGTGATGGA GTTGTGCAAAGGTGGTGAACTATTGGATAGGATTCTTGGAAG GGGTGGAAAATACTCAGAAGATGATGCAAAGACTGTTATGGTTCAGATATTAAGTGTAGTTGCCTACTGTCATCTCCAAGGTGTAGTTCATCGTGATCTGAAGCCAGAG AATTTTTTGTTCACTACTAAGGAGGAGAGTTCCCCATTGAAGGCAATTGATTTTGGACTATCTGACTATGTAAAGCCAG ATGAAAGGTTGAATGACATTGTAGGAAGTGCATATTATGTAGCTCCTGAAGTTCTACATCGATCGTATGGGACTGAAGCAGACATGTGGAGTATTGGTGTAATTGCTTATATTCTTCTATGTGGCAGCCGGCCGTTTTGGGCACGGACAGAATCTGGCATCTTTCGAGCTGTCCTCAAAGCAGATCCAATATTTGATGATGCTCCTTGGACTTCTTTATCCCCTGAAGCAATAGACTTTGTGAAGAGGTTGTTGAACAAGGACTATCGTAAGAGACTGACTGCTGCTCAGGCCCTAA GTCATCCATGGTTAGCCAATCATCATGACATAAAGATCCCATTGGATATGATTGTATACAAGCTTGTAAAGACTTATATCTACTCATCTTCTCTGAGGAAATCTGCACTGGGG GCTCTGGCAAAGACATTGACCATAGCCCAGCTAGCTTACCTCCGGGAACAATTTACACTGTTAGGGCCAAGCAAAAATGGATTCATTTCTATGTCAAACTTTAAGATG GCAGTAGTAAAGAACTCCACAGATGCGGTAAAGAATTCGAGGGTCCTTGATTATGTTAGCATG GTTAGTTCTCTCCAATATAGAAaattggattttgaagaattttgtgcaGCTGCCATTAGTGTTCATCAACTAGAAGGAATGGATTGTTGGGAGCAACATGCTAGGCGTGCCTATGAGTTGTTTGAGAAGGATGGCAACAGACCTATTATGATAGAGGAACTTGCCTCA GAGCTTGGTCTTAGCCCATCAGTACCAGTTCATGTGGTTCTCCAAGACTGGATAAGACATGCAGATGGCAAGCTAAGTTTCTTGGGCTTTGTTAGGCTTCTTCATGGGGTTTCTTCGCGCACATTTCAGAAGTCTTGA